The sequence AGTTCCGGCCAACAAAACTGGAGCAAGATTTGCAACAGGAGTAATTGTTCCGATACGTCCTACCTGATAAGCAACACTTAACAATTCAGTAAGCGCAGCCTCGGCTTTAAACTTGTATGCAATTGCCCATCTGGGAACTTTTGCCGTAGAACCCAATTCATCTTGTAAAGCAAAATCATTAACTTTAACAACAATTCCATCTGTATCAAACTCAAGTTCTTTACGATGAGCATTCCAATAATCAATAAACTCGAAAACCTCATTAATGTTTTTACATTTCGCCATAAAATCCGAAACTTTGAAACCCCATTTTCGCGCTTCTCTCAGGCTGTCGTAATGATTAGAAGTATTTGATTCTTCCGAGATTACGGAATACGGTTTAAAATCAAGATTTCTACGGGCTACTTCTTTTGAGTTCTGAAGTTTGATTGTCCCCGATGCGGCGTTTCTCGGATTTGCAAATGTTTGATCGCCGGCATCTTCTTTCTCGGCATTTAATTTAAGAAAAGAGCTGTGTGGCATAATTACCTCACCCCTAATACATAAATTTTTCGGATAATCTCCAACAAGTTTCAAAGGAATTGTACGAATTGTTTTAATGTTAGCAGTAACATCATCACCGACAATTCCGTCTCCGCGAGTAATGGCATGAGTTAGAATACCGTTTTCATATATTAAACTGATTGCCAGTCCATCATATTTCAGTTCACAAACATATTCAAAATCACCATCAATAGATTTTTTAAGTCGGTTGTCGAAATCCGTTACTTCCTCCTGACTGTAAGTATTTGCCAGTGAAATCATCGGAAATTCGTGTTTAACCTGTTTGAATTTTGAAGTGATAAATCCGCCCACACGTTGAGTAGGAGAATCGGGAAGTTTATGTTGAGGATATTCTCTTTCCAGAGCTTCCAACTCTTTCATCATCATATCATACTGATAATCTGAAATAATCGGATCAGAATTAACATAATATCTCCTATTATGTTCATTCAGCTTATCAGTTAACTCCTGAATTTTTTGTTTTATATCTTCCATATTATTGTTCACTTAAGAGATAACCGCCGCCTTCACCGCCTTCAGGTCCAAGTTCGATTACATAATCAGCACATTTTATGACATCTTTATTATGCTCAATTATAATTATTGAATGGCCTTTCTCAACTAAAGCATTGAAAGCACTCATTAACTTATTAATATCATGAAAATGTAAACCTGTAGTCGGTTCGTCGAAAATAAACAATTTCGAATTGTTGGTTTCGCTTTTTGCTAAGAAATATGCCAACTTTACGCGTTGCGCTTCACCACCGGAAAGTGTATTTGACGATTGTCCCATTTTTAAATAACCCAAACCGACATCTTGTAAAGATTTCAACTTTTGAGTAATTCTTTTCTCGATAGCAGCAGTTCCTTTTTCAAAAAGTTCAACAGCTTGATTTATCGTCATTTCAAGAATATCAAAAATAGAATATCCTTTATATTTTACGTCTAAAATTTCTTCCTTATATCTTTTTCCGTCGCATTCTTCGCAAACCAAAGTAACATCTGCAAGAAACTGCATCTCAACAATAATGAATCCGTCGCCTTCACAATTTTCACATCTTCCGCCGGCAATATTAAAAGAAAAATCTCCCGATTTATACCCGCGCACTACAGACAATTTTTGTTGTGCGAACAAACTTCTGATATCATCAAAAGCACCGATGTAAGTAACGGGATTTGAACGGGAAGAGCGTCCGATAGGATTTTGATCGACTAATTCCACACCGGAAATTGCCTGAAGATCACCGGAAATAGAACTGAATTTACCGGGTTTTCCACCTTCACCAAAATGCCGAGTAAGAGCAGGATATAAAATACTATCTACAAGCGTTGATTTTCCCGAACCGCTTACACCGATGACAACGGTAATCATATTTAAGGGAAATTTTACCGTGATGTTTTTCAGATTAAATTGATTTGCATTATGTACTGTAATGAAATTCTTTATTTTACGTTTCTGTTTAGGAACAGGAACGGATAATTCGCCATTAATATATTTTGCCGTAAGAGTATCCGATTTCATCAATTGCGGAACTGTTCCTGCGAAAACAACTTCACCGCCGAGGCGGCCGGCATACGGGCCAATATCAACAACAAAATCGGCAGCTAAAATAATCTCCTCATCGTGTTCAACAACAATAACGGAATTACCAAGGTCTCGCAGATGTTGAAGAGTCTTAATCAGTCGCTGTGTATCTCGCGAATGTAAACCTACACTCGGTTCATCCAAAATATACATAGATCCCGTAAGATTACTGCCAAGAGCCGTAGCAAGATTTATACGTTGGGATTCACCTCCGGAAAGAGTAGAAGATAATCGATTAAGTGTCAAGTAATTTAATCCCACATCGGACAAAAATTTCACTCTTTGCCTTATTTCTTGAATAACTCTACCGGCAATTTTTTCTTCAGCTTCGGATAATTTTATATTTTTAAAATAATTATTCAGATCCCTAACCGACATATTAACAAAATCATTAATAGTCTTATTATCATACTTCACATATAGGGCTTCTTTTCTCAACCGGCTTCCTTTGCATGACGGACAAGCGGTAAATCCTCTAAAACGAGACGCCAGAACTTTATACTGAATCTTATACGAATTGCTGTTTACATAGTTAAAAAAATCATTAATACCTTCGAAATGTTTTCCGCAACCATTCCAAAGTATATCATACTCCTTATCGGAAAGTTGTTCTATAGGTTTATGAATCGGGAAATTACATTCCCCGGCATTTTCAATTAAATGATTTTTCCATTTCTGCATTTTCTCGCCGCGCCAGCAAACAACGGCATCCTGAAAAACAGAAAGAGTTTTATCGGGAATAACCAAATCTTCGTCTATACCTTGAACTTTTCCTAATCCTTCACAAACAGGACAAGCACCATAAGGATTATTGAAACTGAAAAGATTAGGATTCGGTTGTTCAAAAGTTACACCGTCAATTTCATAATTATTCGAATATGACTCAATAGTAATTTCTGATTCGGAATGTTGATAAACCACAGTGCAATAGCCGTTTCCTTCGTACAAAGCCGTTTCGACGGAATCCGTTAACCTGCGCAAAAGATCTTCATTAGGGGCAGAGTCCTGAATAGCGTGACGATCGACAAGGACTGTAATTTCTTTATTTTTTAAAATATTTTTAATTTCCTCTTTTGATAAAAGAACTTTTTCAATATTTAAAATTTCGATAGGATTTTCAGCATCGTTTTTATTGATTTTCAGCAGTCGTGAATACGCTTGCCCTAGAAATAAATTTAACTGTGCTTCAACAGTTTCTTTATCCGTATTGATTTTAAAGCATATATAACAACGGGTTTTCGGTTCTTTTGAAAGAATTTCCTCTACGATATCATGAGTAGTAAACTGTTTAACTTCCCTACCGGTAATCGGAGAAAAAGTTTTACCAAGCCGTGCAAAGAGTAATTTAAAATATTCATAGATTTCCGTGGAAGTTCCAACGGTAGAACGTATATTTGAAATACTAACCTTTTGTTCTATAGCTATTGCCGGAGAGATTCCGGAGATATTATCCACTTCCGGTTTTGTAATTCTTCCGAGAAACTGGCGCGCGTATGAGCTAAGACTTTCTACATATCGTCTTTGGCCTTCGGCATAAAGAGTATCAAAAGCTAAAGAAGATTTACCTGAACCCGAAACACCGGTAATAACAACCAACTCGTTGCGAGGAATATCAAGAGTTATGTTCTTTAAGTTATTGACTCTCGCCCCTTCTATATGAATATTTTCTGATTCTGTCATTTTGCAAAGATAGGAAATCAATTGAGAATGGGAACCGGAAAATTGAAAGAAGAAGGTAAAGACGGACAACCGGTTTCAATGGATAAATGGATGAAATAGATTAATTGATAAAATAGATAAAGTTGATAAAATGGATGAAATAGATAAAATTTAGTGATTTCTTCGGCTATGATATTTTAATTAACAATTATCATAATCGGTTGATGAAATGTCCAAATATTAATATTATTGTGAAAAGTTTATCAATTGTTCTCTGTACGCTCCGAACATTTTCGATTTGGAGATAAATCCGAGATAAACATTATTTTCATCAATCACCGGTAAATTCCAGGCATTACTTAATTTGAATTTTTTCATCACCATTTCCATTGTATCTTCTTTTTTGATAGCATGCGGTGTAAACCGTATAAAATTGCTAACATGTATTGTATCGTATTTACTATTGTCGAACATAATATTACGAACATCATCCAGCAATACAACCCCAACAAATTTATTATCATGAGTTACAACCGGAAATAAATTTCTATGCGTAGTGGAAATTATTTTCACCAACTCTCCTAAACTTTGTTCCTCATAAACCTTAATGAAATCCGTTTCAATAAGTTGATCCAATTTAAGAAGAGTAAGAACAGCCTGATCCTTATCATGAGTAATAAGATCGCCCTGAATAGCAAGTCGTTTTGTATAAATAGAATTTGGCTCTAATCTTGAAATCAACATATAAGATATTGCCGATGTAATCATTAACGGCATCAATAAATCGTAGCCGCCGGTAATTTCGGCGATGAGAAATATTGCCGTAAGCGGAGCATGCATCACTCCTGCCATCAATCCGCCCATTCCCACCAAAGCGAAGTTTGCTTCGGGTAAAGCAATAATATTGGTTAAATTTATCGCCCGTGCAACCAAGAAACCGCAAATCCCGCCGACAAATAATGTCGGACCGAAAGTTCCTCCGATTCCTCCTCCCGCATTGGTAAAAGACATAGAAACTACTTTCAGAAACATGACGGCAAAAAAGAAAATAAGAACAAATATATTATTCTGACTTATCGAACCGTAAATTGAGCCGTCGAAAACACTCTCAACCTCATTATTTAACAACATTGATAATGAAGAATATCCTTCGCCGTATAAAGGAGGAAATAAAAAGACCAGCAAGCCTATTCCTAAAGCACATACAATTAATCTGATATACGGATTCTTAATACTTTTTACTTTTCCCTCAATACTTAATGTTGAACGAATAAAATAAAAAGACATCAACCCGCAGATTAATCCTAATAAAATGTAATACGGGATATTATCCAAATTGAATGGAGTTGTAGCATTTGTAAATGTAACTGTTTGTCCTAAAAGAAAATACGGAATTAAAATTGCCGTTACCGTAGAAACCAGTAGCGGAACAATAGATGCCAAAGTAAGATCAAACATTAGAATCTCAATTGTAAAGACAATTCCGGCTAAAGGAGCTTTAAAGATTCCTGCCAAACTACCGGCTGCGCCACAAGCCAAAAGCAAAGTTATATGCTTATAGTTCAGATTTAATTTTTGTGCTATTGTTGAGCCGATTGCCGCGCCAGAATGAACAATAGGCGCTTCCGCTCCAACCGAACCGCCGAAACCGATTGTTACGGCACTGGCAACTAAAGGCGTCCAAATTGTTTTCGCACTCAATTTAGATTCCTTACGCGAAATTGAATATAGTATTCTTGTTATTCCATGACTGATATCTTCTTTTGCCACATATTTAACAAAAAGCATTGCTAACAACATCCCGAATCCGGGAAATAATAAATACCATAAACTTGCTGTTCCCGTATCTATCCAATTAGTTAGAACATATTTAATGCCTTCTATTGATAATTTTAGTGCAACAGCAGCCAGTCCGCTACAAAAACCGACAATTACTGCAAGCACAATTAACCTTTGTCTTTCAGGTAAAGAATTAAGGTATGCAATAATTCTAATCTTTTTAAATTTCATTTCAGGAATATTACAATAGGGCTTCTACTCCGGGTAATTTCTTCCCTTCTATATATTCAAGCATTGCTCCGCCGCCTGTAGATATATAACTAATTTTATCCGTAAGTTTATATTTCTTTACTGCCGAAACCGAATCACCGCCTCCTATTAACGAATAAGCACCTTTTTCAGTAGCTTTTGCAACTGCTTCCGCTGTTTTATGAGTTCCTTCCGAAAACTTTTCCATTTCAAAAACTCCCATCGGACCGTTCCATAAGATTGTTTTTGAATTTATAATAATTTCTTCGATTTCTTTCTGGGATTTCGGACCGATATCTAATCCCATCCAACCGTCTTTTATATCACCGGCATCCATAATTTCAGTATTTGCATCTTCTGCAAATTTATCGGCAGCAACAACATCAACCGGAATATATATTTTAACGGATTCTTTCTTAGCTTTTTGAAGAACTTTTTTTGCTATTTCCAAAAAATCTTCCTCAACAAGTGAGTTTCCGATTTTTCCGCCTTCCGCTTTTACAAAAGTAAACATCATTCCGCCACCGATAATAATATTGTCGGCTTTGTTTATCAAATTTTCCACAAGTAAAATTTTATCCGAGACCTTTGCTCCTCCGAGAATAGCAGTAAACGGACGTTTAGCATGAGTCATAACTTCTTCTAAAGCTTCAACTTCTTTCGCCATTAATAATCCGAAAGCCTTATGGTCTTTATCAAAATAATTTGCAATAATTGTTGTAGATGCATGAGCTCTGTGAGCCGTACCGAATGCATCATTAACATAAAAATCTCCCAAGGAAGCCAATTTCTCAGCAAACACTTCATCGCCTTTTTCTTCTTCTTTATGAAAACGTAAATTCTCCAAAAGTAAAACCTCGCCATTATGCAAATTTTTTGCTGCTTCAACAGCAGACTTTCCAATACAATCATCTGCAAATAAAACTTTGGTGTCTAATTTTTGTTGGAGATAATTAACCAAATGTTTTAATGAAAATTTTTCTTCCGGACCGTTTTTCGGACGACCGAGATGAGACATCAAAATGACCGAACCGCCGTCGTCTAAAATCTTATTGATAGTTGGCAAAGCTGCATCAATACGGTTAGTACTCGTGATTTCGAATTTTTCATTT comes from Bacteroidales bacterium and encodes:
- the ligA gene encoding NAD-dependent DNA ligase LigA; the encoded protein is MEDIKQKIQELTDKLNEHNRRYYVNSDPIISDYQYDMMMKELEALEREYPQHKLPDSPTQRVGGFITSKFKQVKHEFPMISLANTYSQEEVTDFDNRLKKSIDGDFEYVCELKYDGLAISLIYENGILTHAITRGDGIVGDDVTANIKTIRTIPLKLVGDYPKNLCIRGEVIMPHSSFLKLNAEKEDAGDQTFANPRNAASGTIKLQNSKEVARRNLDFKPYSVISEESNTSNHYDSLREARKWGFKVSDFMAKCKNINEVFEFIDYWNAHRKELEFDTDGIVVKVNDFALQDELGSTAKVPRWAIAYKFKAEAALTELLSVAYQVGRIGTITPVANLAPVLLAGTTVKRASLHNADIIEELDLHEHDFVYVEKGGEIIPKITGVEVSKRREGSRKIEFPEYCPACSTKLVRNEGEAAHYCPNIKGCLPQIKGRIEHFISRKAMNISTMGEETVSLLVDKDLIKNIADIYTLEYEDLFGLEREFVDEDNNVVRTISLREKSTENLLHSIEESKSRAFYHVLYALGIRHIGETVSKKLTRYFKNIDNIINADFENLIACDEIGDIIAGGIIGYFSDEDNIEIVNRLKSYGLIFSVEDFSSGNNIDTSKLKIDLKDKNVVVSGVFKNFSRDGIKDFLDAAGAKVVSSISSKTDYVIAGENMGPAKLEKAKKLGITVLSEEEVF
- the uvrA gene encoding excinuclease ABC subunit UvrA; its protein translation is MTESENIHIEGARVNNLKNITLDIPRNELVVITGVSGSGKSSLAFDTLYAEGQRRYVESLSSYARQFLGRITKPEVDNISGISPAIAIEQKVSISNIRSTVGTSTEIYEYFKLLFARLGKTFSPITGREVKQFTTHDIVEEILSKEPKTRCYICFKINTDKETVEAQLNLFLGQAYSRLLKINKNDAENPIEILNIEKVLLSKEEIKNILKNKEITVLVDRHAIQDSAPNEDLLRRLTDSVETALYEGNGYCTVVYQHSESEITIESYSNNYEIDGVTFEQPNPNLFSFNNPYGACPVCEGLGKVQGIDEDLVIPDKTLSVFQDAVVCWRGEKMQKWKNHLIENAGECNFPIHKPIEQLSDKEYDILWNGCGKHFEGINDFFNYVNSNSYKIQYKVLASRFRGFTACPSCKGSRLRKEALYVKYDNKTINDFVNMSVRDLNNYFKNIKLSEAEEKIAGRVIQEIRQRVKFLSDVGLNYLTLNRLSSTLSGGESQRINLATALGSNLTGSMYILDEPSVGLHSRDTQRLIKTLQHLRDLGNSVIVVEHDEEIILAADFVVDIGPYAGRLGGEVVFAGTVPQLMKSDTLTAKYINGELSVPVPKQKRKIKNFITVHNANQFNLKNITVKFPLNMITVVIGVSGSGKSTLVDSILYPALTRHFGEGGKPGKFSSISGDLQAISGVELVDQNPIGRSSRSNPVTYIGAFDDIRSLFAQQKLSVVRGYKSGDFSFNIAGGRCENCEGDGFIIVEMQFLADVTLVCEECDGKRYKEEILDVKYKGYSIFDILEMTINQAVELFEKGTAAIEKRITQKLKSLQDVGLGYLKMGQSSNTLSGGEAQRVKLAYFLAKSETNNSKLFIFDEPTTGLHFHDINKLMSAFNALVEKGHSIIIIEHNKDVIKCADYVIELGPEGGEGGGYLLSEQ
- a CDS encoding chloride channel protein, whose product is MKFKKIRIIAYLNSLPERQRLIVLAVIVGFCSGLAAVALKLSIEGIKYVLTNWIDTGTASLWYLLFPGFGMLLAMLFVKYVAKEDISHGITRILYSISRKESKLSAKTIWTPLVASAVTIGFGGSVGAEAPIVHSGAAIGSTIAQKLNLNYKHITLLLACGAAGSLAGIFKAPLAGIVFTIEILMFDLTLASIVPLLVSTVTAILIPYFLLGQTVTFTNATTPFNLDNIPYYILLGLICGLMSFYFIRSTLSIEGKVKSIKNPYIRLIVCALGIGLLVFLFPPLYGEGYSSLSMLLNNEVESVFDGSIYGSISQNNIFVLIFFFAVMFLKVVSMSFTNAGGGIGGTFGPTLFVGGICGFLVARAINLTNIIALPEANFALVGMGGLMAGVMHAPLTAIFLIAEITGGYDLLMPLMITSAISYMLISRLEPNSIYTKRLAIQGDLITHDKDQAVLTLLKLDQLIETDFIKVYEEQSLGELVKIISTTHRNLFPVVTHDNKFVGVVLLDDVRNIMFDNSKYDTIHVSNFIRFTPHAIKKEDTMEMVMKKFKLSNAWNLPVIDENNVYLGFISKSKMFGAYREQLINFSQ
- a CDS encoding phosphoglycerate kinase codes for the protein MKTINDFNFNGMKVLIRVDFNVPLNEKFEITSTNRIDAALPTINKILDDGGSVILMSHLGRPKNGPEEKFSLKHLVNYLQQKLDTKVLFADDCIGKSAVEAAKNLHNGEVLLLENLRFHKEEEKGDEVFAEKLASLGDFYVNDAFGTAHRAHASTTIIANYFDKDHKAFGLLMAKEVEALEEVMTHAKRPFTAILGGAKVSDKILLVENLINKADNIIIGGGMMFTFVKAEGGKIGNSLVEEDFLEIAKKVLQKAKKESVKIYIPVDVVAADKFAEDANTEIMDAGDIKDGWMGLDIGPKSQKEIEEIIINSKTILWNGPMGVFEMEKFSEGTHKTAEAVAKATEKGAYSLIGGGDSVSAVKKYKLTDKISYISTGGGAMLEYIEGKKLPGVEALL